One window of Ziziphus jujuba cultivar Dongzao chromosome 5, ASM3175591v1 genomic DNA carries:
- the LOC107421116 gene encoding NAD kinase 2, chloroplastic isoform X1, with the protein MVVACCFMCHLSAIVEMNRYPVATGISSSPSPSPYHLCPYKATSQLAWSSNQFGFGFRSEFQRNERFKKRLKFVVSAEFSRSLAPSFGLDSQTVQPHDPSQLPWVGPVPGDIAEVEAYCRIFRNAEWLHTALMDTLCNPMTGECNVSYDSPSDGKPLSEDKIVSVLGCMVSLLNKGREDVLSGRSSIMNSFNIADVSGMEDELPPLAIFRCEMKRCCESLHVALENYLMPGDERSLHVWRKLQRLKNVCYDSGFPRGEDYPSQMLFANWSPVYLSTSKEDIGSNDSEVAFWKGGQVTEEGLNWLVMKGYKTIVDLRAENVKDNFYEAATNDAIASGKIELVKIPVEVGTAPSMEQVEKFASLVSDCSKRPIYLHSKEGIWRTSAMVSRWKQYMTRCALQSVSSQSITPNDVLPKHTNGTGEGQKSSITKNGSLLKKKVESFQESSYMINGLNGVNHENGSPNREKMNQNSNGVNNDLFSVQSSISQETDNDGEGSIANFSEGIDPLMSQVPPCNIFSRKEMSRFLMSRKVSPPSYFSYQLKMLEKLPISRTMRIGTMRRRKVPSTDPVPETVEAGSPERSPDRNNVTVQLQHSADVSVKYSSCDNCVSTGSVVNGFGNGNGSIVGAKISSIGNNNHSEHAVSKSVEGQKSNGGVASVSVDDEVCPIEGDMCASTTGVVRVQSRKKAEMFLVRTDGFTCSREKVTESSLAFTHPSTQQQMLMWKTVPKTVLLLKKLGQELMEEAKEVASFLYYQENMHVLVEPDVHDIFARIPGFGFVQTFYSQDTSDLHERVDFVACLGGDGVILHASNIFRDAVPPVVSFNLGSLGFLTSHSFDDYKQDLRQVIHGNNTRDGVYITLRMRLRCEIFRNGKAVPGKVFDVLNEVVVDRGSNPYLSKIECYEHDRLITKVQGDGVIVATPTGSTAYSTAAGGSMVHPNVPCMLFTPICPHSLSFRPVILPDSARLELKIPDDARSNAWVSFDGKRRQQLSRGDSVRISMSQHPLPTVNKCDQTGDWFHSLIRCLNWNERQDQKAF; encoded by the exons ATGGTGGTAGCATGTTGCTTCATGTGCCACTTGTCCGCCATCGTCGAAATGAATCGGTATCCAGTTGCCACCGGAATTTCATCGTCGCCGTCGCCGTCACCTTACCATCTGTGTCCTTATAAGGCAACTAGTCAGTTGGCATGGAGCAGCAACCAATTCGGATTCGGGTTCCGGTCCGAGTTTCAGAGGAACGAGCGGTTCAAGAAGCGCCTTAAGTTCGTCGTCAGTGCTGAGTTCTCAAGGTCATTAGCTCCCAGTTTCGGCTTAGATTCTCAG ACTGTCCAGCCTCATGATCCATCACAATTGCCTTGGGTGGGTCCAGTTCCAGGAGATATAGCAGAAGTCGAGGCATATTGTAGAATATTTCGAAATGCGGAATGGCTTCATACTGCCCTAATGGACACATTGTGCAATCCTATGACTGGTGAATGTAATGTTTCGTATGATTCACCATCAGATGGAAAACCATTGTCGGAGGATAAAATAGTCTCGGTGCTTGGCTGTATGGTCTCCCTCCTGAACAAAGGGAGAGAGGATGTTCTTTCTGGAAGATCTTCCATTATGAATTCCTTTAACATTGCAGATGTAAGTGGAATGGAGGATGAGCTTCCTCCACTTGCCATTTTCAGGTGTGAGATGAAAAGGTGTTGTGAGAGCTTGCATGTTGCTTTAGAGAACTATTTGATGCCTGGTGATGAGCGGAGCTTACATGTTTGGAGGAAACTTCAGAGACTTAAGAATGTCTGCTATGACTCTGGCTTTCCTCGTGGAGAGGATTATCCCAGCCAGATGCTGTTTGCAAATTGGAGTCCTGTTTACTTGTCCACTTCTAAAGAAGACATAGGGTCCAATGATTCTGAGGTTGCTTTCTGGAAGGGTGGCCAAGTAACTGAAGAAGGTCTGAACTGGTTAGTGATGAAAGGGTATAAAACCATAGTTGATTTAAGAGCAGAGAATGTAAAAGATAACTTTTATGAAGCAGCCACAAATGATGCTATTGCTTCTGGGAAAATTGAATTGGTCAAAATTCCAGTTGAAGTTGGGACTGCACCTTCAATGGAGCAGGTCGAGAAGTTTGCATCTTTAGTTTCAGATTGTAGTAAGAGGCCTATCTATCTCCATAGTAAGGAAGGAATTTGGAGAACTTCTGCTATGGTCTCAAGATGGAAACAGTACATGACTCGCTGTGCTTTACAGTCTGTCTCCAGTCAATCAATCACTCCCAATGATGTGTTACCAAAACATACAAATGGAACAGGAGAAGGGCAGAAATCTTCGATTACCAAGAATGGGTCCctccttaaaaaaaaagttgagtcATTTCAAGAGAGTTCATACATGATCAATGGTTTAAATGGAGTAAACCATGAAAATGGCTCTCCAAACAGGGAGAAGATGAATCAAAACTCAAATGGTGTCAACAATGACCTTTTCTCTGTCCAAAGTTCGATCTCACAGGAAACTGATAATGATGGAGAAGGATCAATAGCCAACTTCTCTGAGGGAATTGACCCGTTAATGTCTCAGGTTCCTCCTTGCAATATTTTCTCCAGAAAAGAAATGTCCAGGTTCCTTATGAGTAGGAAGGTCTCACCTCCCAGTTATTTTAGTTACCAGTTGAAAATGCTGGAGAAGTTGCCTATTTCAAGAACGATGCGGATTGGGACAATGCGAAGACGTAAAGTTCCGAGTACAGATCCAGTGCCTGAAACTGTGGAGGCAGGGAGTCCTGAAAGGTCACCTGACAGAAATAACGTTACTGTACAGCTCCAGCACTCTGCTGATGTCAGTGTAAAATATTCGTCCTGTGATAATTGTGTTTCTACTGGTTCAGTTGTGAATGGATTTGGCAATGGGAATGGTTCCATAGTGGGGGCCAAGATATCTAGCATTGGAAATAATAACCATAGTGAGCATGCTGTATCTAAATCAGTGGAGGGTCAGAAAAGCAATGGTGGAGTGGCTTCAGTTTCAGTTGATGATGAAGTGTGTCCAATTGAAGGAGATATGTGTGCTTCCACAACTGGTGTTGTGAGGGTTCAATCAAGAAAGAAAGCAGAAATGTTCCTGGTTCGAACAGATGGATTCACATGTTCCAGAGAAAAAGTAACAGAATCCTCCTTAGCCTTCACCCATCCGAGCACCCAGCAACAGATGCTTATGTGGAAAACTGTGCCAAAGACTGTACTACTGTTGAAGAAGCTTGGGCAAGAACTGATGGAAGAAGCTAAAGAG GTTGCCTCATTCTTGTACTACCAAGAGAATATGCATGTTCTGGTGGAACCTGATGTGCATGACATATTTGCAAGAATCCCAGGATTTGGATTTGTTCAGACATTTTATAGTCAAGATACCAG CGATCTACATGAGAGGGTAGATTTTGTTGCATGCTTGGGGGGAGATGGGGTTATTCTTCATGCATCAAACATATTCAGAGATGCAGTTCCTCCGGTTGTATCTTTCAATCTTGGATCCCTTGGATTTCTGACTTCCCATAGT TTTGATGACTATAAGCAGGACTTAAGACAGGTCATCCATGGGAATAACACACGGGATGGTGTCTATATAACTCTCAGAATGCGCCTCCGATGTGAAATTTTTCGAAATGGTAAAGCAGTGCCTGGCAAAGTATTTGATGTCTTAAATGAAGTTGTTGTCGATCGGGGTTCTAACCCCTACCTTTCTAAGATTGAATGTTATGAACATGACCGGCTTATAACCAAG GTGCAAGGTGATGGAGTCATTGTAGCCACACCTACAGGAAGTACTGCATACTCTACTGCTGCAGGAGGTTCCATG gtGCATCCAAATGTTCCTTGCATGTTGTTTACACCGATCTGCCCGCACTCCCTCTCTTTTAGACCAGTGATACTTCCCGATTCTGCACGGCTTGAATTAAAG ATTCCGGATGATGCTCGGAGCAATGCATGGGTTTCTTTTGATGGGAAGAGACGACAGCAACTTTCGAGAGGAGATTCTGTTCGGATATCAATGAGCCAGCACCCACTTCCAACTGTTAACAAGTGTGACCAAACTGGGGATTGGTTTCATAGCTTGATTCGCTGCCTAAATTGGAATGAGAGGCAAGATCAAAAGGCATTTTGA
- the LOC107421116 gene encoding NAD kinase 2, chloroplastic isoform X2: MDTLCNPMTGECNVSYDSPSDGKPLSEDKIVSVLGCMVSLLNKGREDVLSGRSSIMNSFNIADVSGMEDELPPLAIFRCEMKRCCESLHVALENYLMPGDERSLHVWRKLQRLKNVCYDSGFPRGEDYPSQMLFANWSPVYLSTSKEDIGSNDSEVAFWKGGQVTEEGLNWLVMKGYKTIVDLRAENVKDNFYEAATNDAIASGKIELVKIPVEVGTAPSMEQVEKFASLVSDCSKRPIYLHSKEGIWRTSAMVSRWKQYMTRCALQSVSSQSITPNDVLPKHTNGTGEGQKSSITKNGSLLKKKVESFQESSYMINGLNGVNHENGSPNREKMNQNSNGVNNDLFSVQSSISQETDNDGEGSIANFSEGIDPLMSQVPPCNIFSRKEMSRFLMSRKVSPPSYFSYQLKMLEKLPISRTMRIGTMRRRKVPSTDPVPETVEAGSPERSPDRNNVTVQLQHSADVSVKYSSCDNCVSTGSVVNGFGNGNGSIVGAKISSIGNNNHSEHAVSKSVEGQKSNGGVASVSVDDEVCPIEGDMCASTTGVVRVQSRKKAEMFLVRTDGFTCSREKVTESSLAFTHPSTQQQMLMWKTVPKTVLLLKKLGQELMEEAKEVASFLYYQENMHVLVEPDVHDIFARIPGFGFVQTFYSQDTSDLHERVDFVACLGGDGVILHASNIFRDAVPPVVSFNLGSLGFLTSHSFDDYKQDLRQVIHGNNTRDGVYITLRMRLRCEIFRNGKAVPGKVFDVLNEVVVDRGSNPYLSKIECYEHDRLITKVQGDGVIVATPTGSTAYSTAAGGSMVHPNVPCMLFTPICPHSLSFRPVILPDSARLELKIPDDARSNAWVSFDGKRRQQLSRGDSVRISMSQHPLPTVNKCDQTGDWFHSLIRCLNWNERQDQKAF, from the exons ATGGACACATTGTGCAATCCTATGACTGGTGAATGTAATGTTTCGTATGATTCACCATCAGATGGAAAACCATTGTCGGAGGATAAAATAGTCTCGGTGCTTGGCTGTATGGTCTCCCTCCTGAACAAAGGGAGAGAGGATGTTCTTTCTGGAAGATCTTCCATTATGAATTCCTTTAACATTGCAGATGTAAGTGGAATGGAGGATGAGCTTCCTCCACTTGCCATTTTCAGGTGTGAGATGAAAAGGTGTTGTGAGAGCTTGCATGTTGCTTTAGAGAACTATTTGATGCCTGGTGATGAGCGGAGCTTACATGTTTGGAGGAAACTTCAGAGACTTAAGAATGTCTGCTATGACTCTGGCTTTCCTCGTGGAGAGGATTATCCCAGCCAGATGCTGTTTGCAAATTGGAGTCCTGTTTACTTGTCCACTTCTAAAGAAGACATAGGGTCCAATGATTCTGAGGTTGCTTTCTGGAAGGGTGGCCAAGTAACTGAAGAAGGTCTGAACTGGTTAGTGATGAAAGGGTATAAAACCATAGTTGATTTAAGAGCAGAGAATGTAAAAGATAACTTTTATGAAGCAGCCACAAATGATGCTATTGCTTCTGGGAAAATTGAATTGGTCAAAATTCCAGTTGAAGTTGGGACTGCACCTTCAATGGAGCAGGTCGAGAAGTTTGCATCTTTAGTTTCAGATTGTAGTAAGAGGCCTATCTATCTCCATAGTAAGGAAGGAATTTGGAGAACTTCTGCTATGGTCTCAAGATGGAAACAGTACATGACTCGCTGTGCTTTACAGTCTGTCTCCAGTCAATCAATCACTCCCAATGATGTGTTACCAAAACATACAAATGGAACAGGAGAAGGGCAGAAATCTTCGATTACCAAGAATGGGTCCctccttaaaaaaaaagttgagtcATTTCAAGAGAGTTCATACATGATCAATGGTTTAAATGGAGTAAACCATGAAAATGGCTCTCCAAACAGGGAGAAGATGAATCAAAACTCAAATGGTGTCAACAATGACCTTTTCTCTGTCCAAAGTTCGATCTCACAGGAAACTGATAATGATGGAGAAGGATCAATAGCCAACTTCTCTGAGGGAATTGACCCGTTAATGTCTCAGGTTCCTCCTTGCAATATTTTCTCCAGAAAAGAAATGTCCAGGTTCCTTATGAGTAGGAAGGTCTCACCTCCCAGTTATTTTAGTTACCAGTTGAAAATGCTGGAGAAGTTGCCTATTTCAAGAACGATGCGGATTGGGACAATGCGAAGACGTAAAGTTCCGAGTACAGATCCAGTGCCTGAAACTGTGGAGGCAGGGAGTCCTGAAAGGTCACCTGACAGAAATAACGTTACTGTACAGCTCCAGCACTCTGCTGATGTCAGTGTAAAATATTCGTCCTGTGATAATTGTGTTTCTACTGGTTCAGTTGTGAATGGATTTGGCAATGGGAATGGTTCCATAGTGGGGGCCAAGATATCTAGCATTGGAAATAATAACCATAGTGAGCATGCTGTATCTAAATCAGTGGAGGGTCAGAAAAGCAATGGTGGAGTGGCTTCAGTTTCAGTTGATGATGAAGTGTGTCCAATTGAAGGAGATATGTGTGCTTCCACAACTGGTGTTGTGAGGGTTCAATCAAGAAAGAAAGCAGAAATGTTCCTGGTTCGAACAGATGGATTCACATGTTCCAGAGAAAAAGTAACAGAATCCTCCTTAGCCTTCACCCATCCGAGCACCCAGCAACAGATGCTTATGTGGAAAACTGTGCCAAAGACTGTACTACTGTTGAAGAAGCTTGGGCAAGAACTGATGGAAGAAGCTAAAGAG GTTGCCTCATTCTTGTACTACCAAGAGAATATGCATGTTCTGGTGGAACCTGATGTGCATGACATATTTGCAAGAATCCCAGGATTTGGATTTGTTCAGACATTTTATAGTCAAGATACCAG CGATCTACATGAGAGGGTAGATTTTGTTGCATGCTTGGGGGGAGATGGGGTTATTCTTCATGCATCAAACATATTCAGAGATGCAGTTCCTCCGGTTGTATCTTTCAATCTTGGATCCCTTGGATTTCTGACTTCCCATAGT TTTGATGACTATAAGCAGGACTTAAGACAGGTCATCCATGGGAATAACACACGGGATGGTGTCTATATAACTCTCAGAATGCGCCTCCGATGTGAAATTTTTCGAAATGGTAAAGCAGTGCCTGGCAAAGTATTTGATGTCTTAAATGAAGTTGTTGTCGATCGGGGTTCTAACCCCTACCTTTCTAAGATTGAATGTTATGAACATGACCGGCTTATAACCAAG GTGCAAGGTGATGGAGTCATTGTAGCCACACCTACAGGAAGTACTGCATACTCTACTGCTGCAGGAGGTTCCATG gtGCATCCAAATGTTCCTTGCATGTTGTTTACACCGATCTGCCCGCACTCCCTCTCTTTTAGACCAGTGATACTTCCCGATTCTGCACGGCTTGAATTAAAG ATTCCGGATGATGCTCGGAGCAATGCATGGGTTTCTTTTGATGGGAAGAGACGACAGCAACTTTCGAGAGGAGATTCTGTTCGGATATCAATGAGCCAGCACCCACTTCCAACTGTTAACAAGTGTGACCAAACTGGGGATTGGTTTCATAGCTTGATTCGCTGCCTAAATTGGAATGAGAGGCAAGATCAAAAGGCATTTTGA
- the LOC107421119 gene encoding 1-aminocyclopropane-1-carboxylate oxidase 5: MAIPVIDFSKLNGEQRTKTLAQIADGCEEWGFFQLVNHGIPEELLERVKKVCSQCFNQEREENFKNSAAVKLLNDVAENKTDQKLDNLDWEDVFILMDNTEWPSNTPGFRETMAEYRSELKKLAVKVMEVMDENLGLPKGYIKKAFNGGEEDNAFFGTKVSHYPPCPHPELINGLRAHTDAGGVILLFQDDKVGGLQILKDGEWIDVQPLPNSIVINTGDQIEVLSNGRYKSVWHRVLATPNGNRRSIASFYNPSLKATIAPAPQLVENSANQEYHDRVITYPKFVFGDYMSVYAEQKFLPKEPRFQSVRAM, translated from the exons ATGGCAATCCCAGTTATTGATTTCTCAAAGCTCAACGGAGAGCAAAGGACAAAGACCTTGGCTCAGATCGCCGATGGCTGTGAGGAATGGGGCTTCTtccag cTGGTGAACCATGGAATTCCAGAGGAGCTCCTGGAGAGGGTGAAGAAGGTATGCTCCCAGTGCTTCAATCAAGAAAGGGAAGAGAACTTCAAGAACTCAGCAGCCGTCAAGTTGTTGAACGATGTCGCTGAAAACAAAACCGACCAGAAGCTGGACAACTTGGACTGGGAGGATGTCTTTATCCTCATGGACAACACTGAATGGCCATCAAACACCCCTGGATTCAG GGAAACAATGGCTGAATACCGGTCGGAGTTGAAGAAGTTAGCAGTTAAAGTGATGGAAGTGATGGATGAGAATTTGGGTTTACCAAAAGGATACATAAAGAAAGCATTCAATGGTGGAGAAGAAGACAATGCTTTCTTTGGAACCAAAGTGAGTCATTACCCACCATGTCCACATCCAGAGCTCATAAACGGTCTTCGAGCTCACACCGACGCCGGAGGAGTGATCTTGCTCTTCCAAGATGACAAGGTAGGTGGTCTCCAAATCCTCAAAGATGGGGAATGGATTGATGTCCAACCTTTGCCTAATTCCATTGTCATCAACACTGGGGACCAGATTGAGGTCCTTAGCAATGGAAGGTACAAGAGTGTTTGGCACAGGGTTTTGGCAACCCCAAATGGAAATAGGAGATCTATTGCTTCTTTTTACAATCCATCATTGAAGGCCACCATTGCACCTGCTCCACAACTTGTCGAGAATAGTGCAAACCAAGAGTACCATGACCGAGTTATTACTTATCCAAAGTTTGTGTTTGGTGACTATATGTCAGTCTATGCTGAGCAGAAGTTCCTACCAAAAGAACCAAGGTTCCAATCTGTGAGGGCCATgtag